In Halichondria panicea chromosome 9, odHalPani1.1, whole genome shotgun sequence, a genomic segment contains:
- the LOC135341222 gene encoding kelch domain-containing protein 2-like, which translates to MDAPVEPSPRLGQFSAVDGRHYMWRGYGPGLRGSNIIAVYDPSTELWSLLPTTGPLPPGERGGCSVCVGRCLYTFGGCDGSSYFNDMSKLDLDTLQWTKVQTSGSQPMKKALCGLVRVN; encoded by the coding sequence ATGGATGCTCCAGTTGAACCATCACCTCGGTTAGGTCAATTCTCTGCAGTTGACGGACGCCATTACATGTGGAGGGGTTATGGTCCAGGACTGAGGGGGTCtaacatcattgctgtgtatgatccaagcactgagctgtggagcctcttgcccaccactggacctctaccccctggagagcggggtggttgctctgtttgtgtaggtcgtTGCCTGTACACCTTTGGTGGTTGTGATGGGTCTTCTTACTTCAATGACATGAGCAAGCTTgatctggacactctccagtggaccaaagttcAAACCTCTGGTAGTCAACCTATGAAAAAGGCTTTATGTGGACTTGTCCGTGTGAATTAA
- the LOC135340841 gene encoding probable serine/threonine-protein kinase drkD, with protein MRRSLHAACCLNYGQDHPQLLVYGGLDNGNKALEDMWILDVDTVQWAEVTPPESMTPRYYHSITATSLGPGLTEVLVFGGKRKMGEDVIAETTVLRFELTGPSASVAGPSAGKWALVDMAHNDTRGSAQRLREKMIRQATARASSVSETSDHSSQDRVRALEQQLRAAEQREHDTQRYHQLQLQEKNREITAQAIELTEANRRHGDAEERAQLAEQREQATQLLLQVKDRELAEANRREADLSARITALEWELEGKTKELAAHNTEVWRIPANRVIIGRRIGKGGWGEVLEGTVSVAVKRLHEEIALPIYIEKMEREMKLLAEVRHPNLVQFIGAIFDEPNQAHRSPPLIITELLDMNLRQAYERNQLDPGNRLSIFMDIALALNYLHQRYDPIIHRDVSAPNVLLQRMPNHQWKGKVSDLGSANFLQHAHTMGEGAIIYSPPEVIPQAFDPLTPPLRQSVNIDVYSYGIVLCEVTASRFPSAEHYRDMILQVQRQRPAVYELILHCTKREPSHRPSMAQVMVELNKIAPF; from the exons ATGAGGAGGTCACTAcatgctgcctgttgtctcaactatggccaggaccaccctcaactactggTGTACGGAGGACTGGATAATGGCAACAAGGCACTGGAGGACATGTGGATACTGGATGTAGACACTGTCCAGTGGGCAGAG gtgacacctcctgagtcaatgacaccacgttactaccactccatcactgccaccagtctGGGACCAGGACTCACTGAGGTCCTCGTGTTTGGAGGCAAGCGGAAGATGGGGGAAGATGTCATTGCTGAGACCACCGTACTGAGATTTG agttgactggaccctcagcgtctgttgctggaccctcggctgggaagtgggctctcgtggatatggcccacaacgacactagaggctccgcccagcgacTGAGAGAGAAAATGATCAGACAAGCAACTGCTCgtgcctcatcagtcagtgagaccagcgaccactcctctcaagaccgggtgagggctctggaacaacagttacgagcagcagagcagagagagcacGACACTCAACGTTACCACCAACTACAGTTGCAAGAGAAAAATCGAGAAATAACTGCACAAGCTATAGAATTAACGGAGGCCAACCGTCGTCATGGAGATGCGGAGGAAAGAGCACAGCTGGCAGAGCAAAGAGAGCAAGCTACACAATTACTTTTACAAGTGAAAGATCGAGAATTGGCTGAGGCCAACAGAAGAGAAGCTGACCTGTCTGCTCGAATCACAGCTCTAGAGTGGGAGTTAGAAGGCAAGACGAAAGAGTTggcagcacacaacacagaggtgtgGAGGATTCCGGCCAACAGAGTGATCATTGGCAGGAGGATTGGCAAAGGAGGGTGGGGGGAGGtgctggagggaacagtgagcGTGGCCGTCAAGCGACTACACGAAGAAATTGCTCTCCCAATCTACATCGAGAAAATGGAGAGAGAAATGAAGCTATTGGCTGAAGTGCGACACCCAAACCTTGTGCAATTCATTGGTGCTATTTTTGATGAGCCAAACCAAGCCCATCGATCTCCTCCTCTCATCATCACCGAGCTTCTGGACATGAATCTCCGACAAGCGTACGAGAGGAATCAACTGGACCCAGGAAATCGTCTCTCGATCTTCATGGACATTGCCCTAGCTCTAAACTACCTGCACCAGCGCTACGATCCCATCATCCAccgtgatgtgagtgctcccaaCGTCCTCCTTCAGCGAATGCCCAACCACCAGTGGAAGGGGAAGGTCTCTGACCTGGGCTCAGCCAACTTCCTGCAGCATGCTCATACGATGGGAGAGGGGGCCATAATCTACTCCCCTCCTGAAGTCATCCCTCAAGCCTTTGATCCTCTCACTCCACCTCTGAGACAGTCTGTCAATatcgatgtgtacagctacggtATTGTCCTCTGTGAGGTGACCGCTAGTCGATTCCCAAGTGCTGAACATTATCGAGACATGATTCTCCAAGTACAGAGGCAGCGTCCTGCAGTGTACGAGCTGATACTCCACTGCACTAAAAGAGAGCCCAGCCATCGACCCAGCATGGCACAGGTGATGGTGGAACTGAACAAAATAGCGCCCTTTTAA
- the LOC135340858 gene encoding dnaJ homolog subfamily A member 2-like produces the protein MHDMCTDCGGSGIKVTHLPLAPGMMQQIQSVCTDCGGSGDHIRDKDKCKKCKGKRLVEINHKQEQLDHIDYRRVDCDLFVEKSISLREALCGFTCTLYPWAGGACVCPGHQEQCCHQGLEGEGMPVFRRPHVKGNLYVQFTIQFPDSGFLEESQLKVLECLLPTGPDPPALDPEAEEVDMIESEGTRGVGGAQRGGAIYDEDEEDEGVGGAQRVGCSQQ, from the exons ATGCATGACATGTGcacagactgtggggggtctggtaTCAAGGTGACCCACCTCCCACTCGCCCCCGGCATGATGCAGCAGATACAGAGCGTGTGcacagactgtggggg GTCTGGTGATCACATAAGAGACAAGGACAAGTGCAAGAAATGCAAAGGAAAGCGTCTCGTGGaaatcaaccacaaacaagAG CAGCTGGATCACATCGACTACAGGAGAGTCGACTGTGACCTGTTTGTGGAGAAGAGCATCAGTTTAAGGGAGGCCTTGTGTGgcttcacttgcactctgTACCCCTGGGCGGGAGGAGCGTGCGTGTGTCCAGGTCACCAGGAGCAGTGCTGTCACCAG ggTCTGGAGGGTGAGGGGATGCCAGTGTTCAGGAGGCCTCATGTCAAGGGCAACCTCTATGTTCAGTTCACCATCCAATTCCCTGACTCTGGTTTCCTGGAGGAGAGTCAACTAAAG gtgttgGAGTGTCTCCTGCCCACAGGACCTGACCCACCAGCACTGGACCCAGAGGCAGAGGAAGTGGATATGATAGAGAGTGAGGGGACGaggggagtgggcggggcacaaAGGGGTGGAGCCATATACGATGAAGATGAGGAGGATGaaggagtgggcggggcacagAGGGTGGGCTGCTCTCAACAGTGA
- the LOC135341223 gene encoding mitogen-activated protein kinase kinase kinase 7-like, protein MAARLRHPHLVQFIGATLEGEMIILTELMATSLRRVLEGGRISREHILSISVQCKHPPLPDGRWSAKVTDYGSVNTLRALATENPGNPVYAAPEARTPSLQSTKMDMFSLGVLLIEMCSGQFPSDDGRECLLLTIQDRQFSGIISRCIHRDRDNRPTARQLLNELLHL, encoded by the exons ATGGCGGCTCGTCTGCGACACCCACACCTGGTCCAGTTCATAGGAGCCACGCTGGAGGGGGAGATGATCATCCTGACAGAGCTCATGGCCACCAGTCTGAGGAGGGTGCTGGAGGGAGGTCGTATCTCACGTGAACACATCCTCTCCATCTCTGTGCAG TGCAAACATCCTCCTCTACCCGATGGCCGCTGGAGTGCAAAGGTTACCGACTACGGCTCCGTGAACACCCTGCGAGCATTGGCGACAGAGAATCCTGGTAATCCAGTGTATGCTGCCCCTGAGGCAAGAACCCCTTCCCTCCAGTCAACCAAGATGGACATGTTCAGTTTGGGGGTGCTCCTGATCGAGATGTGTTCTGGCCAGTTTCCGAGTGATGACGGACGTGAGTGCTTACTCCTCACCATCCAAGACCGTCAGTTCTCTGGCATCATCAGTCGCTGTATCCATAGAGACAGAGACAATCGACCAACCGCTCGACAATTGTTGAATGAGCTGCTACATTTATAG
- the LOC135341208 gene encoding uncharacterized protein LOC135341208, whose product MDGPVEPSPRWGQFSAVDGRHYMWRGTGPGLRGSNIIAVYDPSTELWSLLPTTGPLPPGELGGYSVCVGRCLYTIGGGDGSSYFNDMSKLNLDTLQWTNIQTSGSQPMKKAYCGLVRVNERTLCCFGGGGIEGTTQPGSTFTKTRLCFFFDTQNGVWSSPELRGERPPPCSNFTFTMVDQNRAVLFGGYQSGRGGVNEVYLLDFRTMEVTKVKPVQGEPWPVGRAGHAACCLNYGQDHPQLLVYGGLGNGSKALGDMWTLNVDAVKWTEVTPPESMTPRFLHSITATSLGPGLTEVLVFGGLSEGDPIAETTILRFELTGPSASVAGPSAGKWALVDVAHNDTRGSAQRLSEKRIRQATARASSVSETSDHSSQDQVRALEQQLQAAEQREHDTQRHHQLQLQEKDREFATQARELIEANRRHGDTEERAQLAEQREQATQLLLQVKDRDLAEANRREADLSARITALERELEGKTKELAAHNTEVWRIPANRVITMRTIGTGGWGEVLEGTVSVAVKRLFAAIVNPRNLERLQREMMLLAEVRHPNLVQFIGAVFDQSPPLIITELLDMNLRQAYEENELDPGNRLSIFMDIALALNYLHQRYDPIIHRDVSAPNVLLQRMPNHQWKGKVSDLGSANFLQHAHTMGEGAIIYSPPEVIPQPLVRPPPQTVKIDVYSYGIVLAEVTASRFPSQDNFPEMFERIKRERPAVYELILGCIEREPSHRPSMAQVMVELNKIAPF is encoded by the exons ATGGATGGTCCAGTTGAACCATCACCTCGTTGGGGTCAATTCTCTGCAGTTGACGGACGCCATTACATGTGGAGGGGGACTGGTCCAGGACTAAGGGGGTCtaacatcattgctgtgtatgatccaagcactgagctgtggagcctcttgcccaccactggacctctaCCCCCTGGAGAGTTGGGTGGTTactctgtttgtgtaggtcgtTGCCTGTACACTATTGGTGGTGGTGATGGGTCTTCTTACTTCAATGACATGAGCAAGCTTAatctggacactctccagtggACCAACATTCAAACCTCTGGTAGTCAACCTATGAAAAAGGCTTACTGTGGACTTGTCCGTGTGAATGAGAGAACTCTGTGCTGCTTTGGAGGAGGAGGTATTGAGGGCACCACACAACCAGGATCAACATTCACCAAGACTAGACTTTGTTTTTTCTTTGACACACAAAATG gtgtctggtcgtcccctgagctcagaggagagagacctcctccCTGTAGTAACTTCACCTTCACCATGGTGGACCAGAACAGGGCAGTCCTCTTTGGAGGGTACCAATCTGGCCGTGGTGGGGTCAATGAAGTCTACCTATTAGATTTCAGGACCATG gaggtcactaaggtgaagccagtacagggagagCCATGGCCAGTGGGTAGGGCAGGCcatgctgcctgttgtctcaactatggacaggaccaccctcaactactggTGTACGGAGGACTGGGTAATGGCAGCAAGGCACTGGGGGACATGTGGACACTTAATGTTGACGCTGTCAAGTGGACAGAG gtgacacctcctgagtcaatgacaccacgtttcctccactccatcactgccaccagtctGGGACCAGGACTCACTGAGGTCCTCGTGTTTGGAGGCCTGTCGGAAGGAGATCCCATTGCTGAGACCACCATACTGAGATTTG agttgactggaccctcagcgtctgttgctggaccctcggctgggaagtgggctctcgtggatgtggcccacaacgacactagaggctccgcccagcgactgagtgagaagaggatcagacaagcaactgctcgtgcctcatcagtcagtgagaccagcgaccactcctctcaagaccaggtgagggctctggaacaacagttacaagcagcagagcagagagagcacGACACTCAACGTCACCACCAACTACAGTTGCAAGAGAAGGATCGTGAATTCGCTACACAAGCTAGAGAATTGATCGAGGCCAACCGTCGTCATGGAGATACGGAGGAAAGAGCACAGCTGGCAGAGCAAAGAGAGCAAGCTACACAATTACTTTTACAAGTGAAAGATCGAGATTTGGCTGAGGCCAACAGAAGAGAAGCTGACCTGTCTGCTCGAATCACAGCTCTAGAGAGGGAGTTAGAAGGCAAGACGAAAGAGTTggcagcacacaacacagaggtgtgGAGGATTCCGGCCAACAGAGTGATCACGATGAGAACGATTGGCACTGGAGGATGGGGGGAGGtgctggagggaacagtgagcGTGGCCGTTAAGCGACTCTTTGCTGCCATTGTCAACCCACGCAATCTGGAGAGACTCCAGAGAGAAATGATGCTCTTGGCTGAAGTACGACACCCCAACCTGGTGCAGTTCATTGGGGCAGTGTTTGACCAatcccctcctctcatcatCACCGAGCTTCTGGACATGAATCTTCGACAAGCGTATGAAGAGAATGAACTGGACCCAGGAAACCGCCTCTCGATCTTCATGGACATTGCCCTAGCTCTGAACTACCTGCACCAGCGCTACGATCCCATCATCCAccgtgatgtgagtgctcccaaCGTCCTCCTCCAGCGAATGCCCAACCACCAGTGGAAGGGGAAGGTCTCTGACCTGGGCTCAGCCAACTTCCTGCAGCATGCTCATACGATGGGAGAGGGGGCCATAATCTACTCCCCTCCTGAAGTCATCCCTCAACCGCTTGTACGACCTCCTCCACAAACTGTCAAGATTGACGTGTACAGCTACGGCATTGTGTTGGCTGAAGTGACTGCCAGTCGATTTCCGAGTCAAGACAATTTCCCTGAGATGTTTGAGAGAATCAAGAGAGAGCGTCCTGCAGTGTACGAGCTGATACTCGGCTGTATTGAGAGAGAGCCCAGCCATCGACCCAGCATGGCACAGGTGATGGTGGAACTGAACAAAATAGCACCCTTTTAA
- the LOC135340867 gene encoding probable phospholipid-transporting ATPase IIA produces MDEDELPSLSFPSPWSRNGRGIDTTRGRGRGVRYSALDVKDLDEVPLMSEDGVGGSDEETVWEGGGSHTRWQRRIRSHSTLVSLLFNGGWVVVLKNCVSSLLSVCRRKKQPQSQTISLGHTDSHQRYTHNRICNQKYTMWTFFPKILYEQFKFFLNLYFLAVALTQFIPQLRIGYLYTYWAPLCFVIAVTTLREFYDDLKRYWRDREINSQRYHKLTPKGRVVTTASQLQVSDILILEKNQRVPADLILLRTTEKSGTCFVRTDQLDGETDWKLRVATCQGLTSDEELFGINGSVFAEPPQKDIHSFVGKLTTNSDSETKEDPLGVENTLWANTVLASGCAVGVVIYTGGDTRSVMNTTTPRSKIGLVDLEINRLTKILFLATVVFSVAMLALKGFSGLWFVYLIRYVILFSYIIPISLRVNLDMGKVLYSWSIQRDGLIPDTIVRTSTIPEELGRIEYLLTDKTGTLTRNEMVFRKLHLGSGAYSTESMPEVKENVRQVFQEQSEVITPQTGQRPAISQRASINHLFECVKAIALCHNVSPVLNEDESHDLEDGSCDSGSEQEAVVLYEKDRSNQSGSISYQASSPDEIALVKWSESVGLTLVERDLTSMQLQGPNGHRLHYKILQLFPFTSESKRMGIVVKVVFYMKGADTVMASIVQYNDWLDEECGNMAREGLHTLVVGKRVLTEDQYASFETRYKQAKLSVTDRASQVAAVVGGLEENLELLCITGVEDQLQTDVRPTLELLKNAGIKVWMLTGDKLETATSIGRSSKLISKTQTLFTFKQVGSRSEAHTELNNWRKKNDCALIIAGDSLELCLQYYKSEFVELACQCPAVICCRCSPTHKAQVVSLLRNHTHKLVCAVGDGGNDVSMIQAANVGVGIVGKEGKQASLAADFSVTQFSHISRLLVWHGRNSYKRSAALSQFVMHRGLIISVMQAVFSSIFYFAAVALYEGVLMVGYSTIYTMFPVFSLALDEDVSADIALMYPELYQELMKGRSLTLKTFLIWVLISIYQGGVIMLVGFLLFESQFIHVVSITFTALVLTELLMVALKIRTWHFLMVLAEVVSVVIYILSLFVLKDYFDSSFLLTFGFVWKTLAVTGASCVPLFIAKFMQRWCAPSSYTKLLKKNTMLRNCCKLTC; encoded by the exons ATGGATGAAGATGAGCTCCCATCACTGAGTTTCCCATCCCCTTGGAGCAGgaatgggcgtggcatagACACTACAAGAGGGCGTGGCAGAGGTGTAAG ATACTCTGCGCTGGATGTGAAGGACCTTGACGAGGTGCCACTCATGAGTGAGGATGGTGTGGGCGGGAGTGATGAGGagactgtgtgggagggtggTGGAAGCCACACAAGATGGCAGCGACGGATACGCTCACACTCCACACTAGTGAGCCTGCTCTTCAACGGAGGATGGGTCGTCGTACTCAAGAA ctgtGTCTCTTCATTGCTCTCTGTGTGTAGACGTAAGAAACAACCACAGTCACAGACCATCAGTCTCGGCCACACT GACAGCCATCAGAGGTACACCCACAACAGGATATGCAATCAGAAGTACACCATGTGGACCTTCTTCCCAAAG ATTTTGTATGAGCAGTTCAAGTTCTTCCTGAACCTTTACTTTCTGGCAGTGGCTCTCACTCAGTTCATTCCTCAGCTCAGGATAGGCTACCTCTACACCTACTGGGCTCCACTG TGTTTCGTGATTGCCGTGACAACACTTAGGGAGTTCTACGATGACCTGAAGAGATATTGGAGGGACAGGGAGATCAACTCACAACGATACCACAAACTGACTCccaaag GGAGAGTGGTCACTACAGCCAGTCAACTACAAGTCTCTGACATTCTTATCTTAGAGAAG AATCAGCGTGTGCCTGCTGATCTGATTCTCCTACGAACCACTGAGAAGTCCGGAACATGTTTCGTACGCACGGACCAATTAGACGGAGAGACAGACTGGAAATTGAGGGTGGCCACTTGTCAGGGCCTGACCTCCGATGAG GAGCTGTTTGGCATCAATGGCTCAGTGTTTGCAGAGCCACCTCAAAAAGATATTCACAGCTTTGTCGGAAAACTTACAACG AATTCTGATTCCGAGACCAAGGAAGACCCGCTTGGAGTGGAGAACACACTGTGGGCCAACACTGTACTAGCGTCAGGATgtgcagtgggtgtggttatctACACTGGGGGTGATACGAGGAGCGTCATGAACACCACCACCCCAAGATCAAAG ATTGGTTTGGTGGACCTGGAGATCAACAGACTGACCAAGATTCTGTTCCTAGCCACTGTAGTGTTCTCTGTAGCCATGCTGGCACTCAAG ggttTCTCTGGGCTCTGGTTTGTGTACCTCATTCGATATGTCATCCTCTTCTCCTACATCATTCCAATCAG tctccGTGTGAACCTGGATATGGGGAAGGTGTTATACAGCTGGAGCATACAGAGAGATGGTCTCATCCCGGACACCATTGTCCGTACCAGCACCATTCCTGAGGAGCTGGGCAGGATAGAGTACCTCCTCACTGACAAGACTGGCACTCTCACCAGGAATGAGATG GTGTTTCGTAAGCTCCACTTGGGTAGTGGTGCCTACAGTACAGAGTCCATGCCAGAG GTGAAGGAGAACGTGAGACAAGTGTTTCAGGAACAGTCGGAAGTCATTACTCCACAAACTGGGCAAAGACCTGCAATC TCTCAGCGAGCATCCATTAATCATCTGTTTGAGTGTGTGAAGGCGATTGCTCTCTGTCACAATGTGTCCCCTGTACTGAACGAAGatgagtcacatgacttgGAGGACGGGTCATGTGATAGTGGGTCAGAGCAAGAGGCGGTGGTGCTGTACGAAAAGGATAGGTCTAACCAGAGTGGCAGTATTTCATATCAAGCCTCAAGTCCTGATGAG ATAGCTCTAGTGAAGTGGAGTGAGAGTGTAGGACTGACCCTGGTGGAGCGAGACCTAACCAGCATGCAGCTACAAGGACCCAATGGCCACAGACTCCACTACAAGATATTGCAGCTCTTTCCCTTCACTTCAGAGTCAAAGAGGATGGGCATCGTTGTGAAGGTAG tGTTCTACATGAAGGGTGCAGACACTGTCATGGCCTCTATAGTGCAATACAACGACTGGCTGGATGAAGAA TGTGGTAACATGGCGAGGGAGGGACTGCATACTCTAGTGGTGGGGAAGAGGGTGCTCACTGAAGATCAGTACGCCAGCTTTGAG ACTCGGTACAAGCAGGCCAAACTGAGTGTGACTGATCGGGCCTCCCAGGTGGCGGCAGTTGTGGGGGGACTGGAGGAGAACTTGGAGCTCCTCTGTATCACTGGAGTGGAGGACCAGCTGCAG ACTGATGTCAGGCCCACACTGGAGCTGCTCAAGAATGCTGGTATCAAG GTGTGGATGTTGACTGGGGACAAGTTGGAGACAGCCACTAGTATTGGACGTAGCTCAAAGCTCATCTCTAAGACACAGACTCTCTTCACCTTCAAACAA GTGGGCAGCCGGAGTGAGGCTCACACTGAGCTCAACAACTGGAGGAAGAAGAACGACTGTGCTCTCATAATAGCAGGGGACTCACTCGAG ctgtgtcTCCAGTACTACAAGAGTGAGTTTGTTGAGCTGGCGTGTCAGTGTCCAGCTGTCATCTGCTGTCGGTGCTCGCCCACTCACAAGGCACAGGTCGTCAGTCTCCTacgaaaccacacccacaaactCGTGTGTGCGGTTGGGGACGGGGGTAACGATGTAAGTATGATCCAGGCGGCTAATGTTGGAGTGGGGATTGTGGGGAAGGAGGGGAAGCAAGCATCTCTAGCAGCTGACTTCTCTGTCACTCAGTTCAGCCACATCAGTCGATTATTAGTCTGGCATGGGAGGAACAG TTACAAGAGGTCGGCTGCTCTAAGTCAGTTTGTGATGCACAGAGGTCTCATAATCTCCGTCATGCAG GCTGTGTTTTCTTCTATATTCTACTTTGCAGCTGTAGCCCTCTATGAAGGAGTGCTCATGGTCGG gtactccACGATCTACACCATGTTCCCTGTGTTCTCACTGGCTCTGGATGAAGACGTATCAGCTGATATTGCTCTTATGTACCCTGAACTCTACCAGGAGCTGATGAAGGGACGATCTCTCACACTCAAAACATTCCTCATCTGGGTCCTCATCTCCATCTATCAAG gtggtgTGATCATGCTGGTGGGATTCCTTCTCTTTGAGTCGCAGTTCATCCACGTTGTGTCCATCACGTTCACGGCCCTCGTACTCACAGAGCTACTTATGGTGGCACTCAAGATACGAACATGGCACTTCCTGATGGTCCTGGCCGAGGTCGTCTCTGTCGTCATTTATATCCTCTCTCTCTTTGTCCTCAAGGATTATTTTG acTCCTCCTTCTTACTGACGTTTGGTTTTGTGTGGAAGACGCTGGCTGTGACTGGAGCAAGTTGCGTGCCACTGTTCATTGCCAAGTTCATGCAGCGATGGTGTGCTCCCTCCAGCTACACCAAGCTACTCAAGAAGAACACCATGCTTAGAAACTGTTGCAAACTAACttgctag
- the LOC135340853 gene encoding myosin heavy chain, muscle-like — protein MWILDVDTVKWAEVTPPESMTPRYSHSITATSLGPGLTEVLVFGGKWEWWGDAIARTTILRFELTGPSASVAGPSAGKWALVDVAHNDTRGSAQQLSEKRIRQATARASSVSETSDHSSQDRVRALEQQLRAAEQREHDTQRHHQLQLQEKDHELTEANRRHGDAERQLRESQQIFQEELAEANRRLRDTEERVQLAEQREQATQNRSEQLLQEKDRIMAIKERESYEANHRRVDTERRVQELIAENETKGQRGEPSWQRSEQRVWRLSGWSIARKSQ, from the exons ATGTGGATACTGGATGTAGACACTGTCAAGTGGGCAGAG gtgacacctcctgagtCAATGACACCACGTTACAGccactccatcactgccaccagtctGGGACCAGGACTCACTGAGGTCCTCGTGTTTGGAGGCAAGTGGGAGTGGTGGGGAGATGCCATTGCTAGGACCACCATACTGAGATTTG AGTTGACTGGACCCTCAGCGTCTGTTGCTGGACCCTCGGCTGGGAAGTGGGCTCTCGTGGATGTGGCCCACAACGACACtagaggctccgcccagcaactgagtgagaagaggatcagacaagcaactgctcgtgcctcatcagtcagtgagaccagcgaccactcctctcaagaccgggtgagggctctggaacaacagttacgagcagcagagcagagagagcacGACACTCAACGTCACCACCAACTACAGTTGCAAGAGAAGGATCATGAATTAACTGAGGCCAACCGTCGTCATGGAGATGCAGAAAGACAACTCAGAGAATCTCAACAAATTTTCCAAGAAGAATTGGCCGAAGCCAACCGTCGCCTTAGAGATACCGAGGAAAGAGTACAACTGGCAGAGCAAAGAGAGCAAGCTACTCAAAATCGCTCTGAACAATTGTTGCAAGAAAAAGATCGGATAATGGCGATAAAAGAACGAGAATCATACGAGGCCAACCATCGTCGTGTTGATACTGAGAGGAGAGTCCAAGAGCTGATTGCTGAAAATGAAACCAAAGGTCAGAGAGGAGAGCCCAGCTGGCAGAGGAGCGAGCAGAGGGTCTGGAGACTCAGTGGGTGGTCCATCGCGAGGAAATCACAATGA